The Sus scrofa isolate TJ Tabasco breed Duroc unplaced genomic scaffold, Sscrofa11.1 Contig2306, whole genome shotgun sequence genome includes a region encoding these proteins:
- the LOC100519609 gene encoding LOW QUALITY PROTEIN: putative olfactory receptor 2B3 (The sequence of the model RefSeq protein was modified relative to this genomic sequence to represent the inferred CDS: substituted 1 base at 1 genomic stop codon): protein MNRANESSSKEFILLGFSDKPWLQTPLLVLLLASYATTIFGNVSIMMVCILDPKLHTPMYFFLTNLSILDLCYTTSTVPHMLKNICQNKKTISYGGCVAQLIIFLALGATECLLLAVMSFDRYVAICRPLRYVVIMNPWFCFKMTAFSWLTGFSNSVLQSSLTLNMPRCGHQEVDHFFCEVPALLKLSCADTKPIVSELFFFSVLILLIPVTLILISYGFIAQAVLRIRSAEGRRKAFGTCGSHMVVVSLFFGTGIYMYLQPPSSTSKDXGKMVSLFYGIFTPMLNPLIYSLRNKDMKEAFKRMMSIIFFYKK from the coding sequence ATGAATCGGGCAAACGAGAGCTCCTCAAAAGAGTTCATACTACTTGGCTTCTCAGACAAGCCCTGGCTACAAACGCCCCTTTTGGTGCTCCTATTAGCATCATACGCAACCACCATCTTTGGCAATGTGTCCATCATGATGGTGTGCATTCTGGATCCCAAGCTTCACActcccatgtatttctttctcacaAACCTCTCCATATTAGATCTCTGTTACACCACGAGCACTGTCCCTCATATGTTGAAAAACATTTGTCAGAACAAAAAGACCATCAGTTATGGTGGCTGTGTGGCCCAGCTCATCATCTTCCTGGCTCTGGGTGCTACGGAGTGTCTCCTCCTGGCTGTTatgtcctttgacagatatgTGGCCATTTGCAGACCCCTCCGCTACGTAGTCATCATGAACCCCTGGTTCTGCTTCAAGATGACAGCCTTCTCCTGGCTCACTGGCTTCAGCAACTCAGTGTTGCAGTCCTCCTTGACCCTTAACATGCCTCGCTGTGGTCATCAGGAAGTGGACCACTTTTTCTGTGAGGTTCCTGCCCTTCTCAAGTTGTCATGTGCTGACACAAAGCCTATTGTCTCCGAGctctttttcttcagtgtgttaattCTGCTAATTCCAGTGACATTGATCCTCATCTCCTATGGCTTCATAGCTCAAGCAGTATTGAGAATCAGGTCAGCCGAAGGACGGCGAAAAGCTTTTGGAACGTGTGGGTCTCACATGGttgtggtctctctcttttttggaacAGGCATTTACATGTACCTACAACCACCTTCGTCCACTTCTAAGGACTGAGGAAAGATGGTTTCCCTTTTCTATGGGATATTCACACCCATGTTGAACCCTCTCATCTATAGCCTTAGAAATAAAGATATGAAAGAGGCCTTCAAGAGGATGATGTCAATAATCTTTTTCTATAAGAAATGA